The sequence below is a genomic window from Prosthecobacter dejongeii.
GATTGACCTGCACCACCTTGTTCGCCTGGTTTTGTTGCTTTGGCGATGACCTCCAACAGATCCTTCTTCAGGTCTGGATCCATCTTCGAAAGGTCATGATCGGGAAAGTGAAACACCTCGGTGCGATCCTCATCCAGCTCGGTCGTAAACTCGCCGGCCTCTCCAGCCGATTTTCGAATGACCTTAAAGTGGCGAAACAAAGCTGAAATGATCTCGCCGCCCTTGAAGTGACAAACCCACTGTCTGCCCTCAGCGAAATGCTCTACAAAGGCATCAATGCAGACGATCTTCCCCGCAACCGATGTCACCGCAATATTGCTCCCGCCACAGGCCTGCTCCCAATCTCTATTCTCCGTTTGTGGCTTTTCTGCGAAAGCGATGATGGACGAACCGAGCAATGCTAGAAGAATTAGTTTCATGTTGAGTCTTGGCTGGCGTTCACACGTCATTTACCGACAAATTCGCTGTCTTGTCAGCCACTTTATCTCCGACTCAAAGGTGGCTCCAAGCCGGACTCTTGAAGTCATGCGGTGGGTTTACCCGATCATCTGCGCGCCAAGCAGCCCACCAATGATTCCCTGCCCAAACAATACGGCCCCCATTCAAAATCTTGTTAATCCTGAAATCGTGTCAATCCTGTTAAAAAAACGGTGCCCTCTTCCCGCCCGTCGATAATTGACAGGGAAGAACCAAACAGCAGTTCCCAGACATCACCGAGGAAGAGGCCCGCCGCATCCTCGCCCAGCGCCTGGACCGCCAGCGCCGCCGGGAGGATCGCGGGCTGTTCGTGGCCGTGCCCCCGCAACAAGCGGCGGTGTCTTTGGGTGAAGGTCGGTAGTTCGGATCAAAAGGCTTGCCGGAGCCCCCGGTCTCCCTCCACCACCAGGCATGCCCAACTGGCCCTGGTCCACGACGTCCCCGCCCACTCAAAAAAATCCCCACTTGGCCCAAGTCCCCCTTTTGCCCCTTGCCCGCCCCCGCCTCTTCCCGCACCTTGCCCCACGTCCTAGAGCGCGCGCGTCTCGCGTGCCGTTTTCGGCGTCCCGCCGAAGACCGTTCTCACGCCCCGCCAGCCCCCAAAAGTCCCCAGGTGGGGAAATCCATCCCCATCAAATCCCCATCAAATCCCCATCCCAACCCACTCACCCTCAACCCCTTAGACCCAAAATCCCCCAATGGGGAAAAATCAAATTTCTCCCCAAAATCCTCCGTTCCCCTTTTCCGTGTCTTCCGCGTCTTCCGCCTGTCCCGCGACTGCGGCGATGGTTGACCAACCTCCCACCCCCCTAAAACACACCCCACCAACCGGACAAAAGTTGCAGTCCCGGTTTGTCCTGTCAGGATGGGCAGCCCATGCCAGCCGACCAACTCAGCCAGCGCCTGTTTGCCAGTGTTTCAGCGGACTTCTTTCGTCCGCTGGTGCGCCCCTCGGCCCCGGTGTATGTGGACGGGGCAGATCGCCTGATTCAGGAGGCTGGGGAAGCGGGTCGCCTGCCACAAACGGATGCCCTAGCCATCCTGCGTGAGGTGCTTTCCCAGAACCCCCAGGTGGCCCTCCAAGAAGACGAGGGTGGAGGCCTGCAAGACATCCGCGCGCGGGCTGGCAAGCTGTACAATCAACTGCTGCAAGTGCGCTGGATCGAGGAGCAAGCCGTGAGCCTCCATGAGCGCTGGGTGGTCATCTCCCCTTCCCTGCGCCCACTGATGCGCACCCTGCGCGACCTCGCCGAAAATGAGGTGGCGGAGCTGAAAAGCTTTGCTGATACCCTGCGCGGCGTCTGCACCTCTCTGGAGCAGCGGGATGTGCTGAACCCCTACATCGTCCCCGCCATGGAAATGCGTGGCACGATCCACGATCTCCTCCTGCGCATGGAAAGCGCCATCCTCCAGCTCCACGGGGTGGAGAAGCTGGTGCACAGCTTTGAGCGGCGGCAGCGGGAAACGGAGTCTGGCGCGGAGACGCTGCGCCTGTTTTACCACGACTTTCATGAAGGCCAGCACATGGTCTGTTACGATGTCCTGCGCGGTGGTGGCCTGCTGCCACGCCTGCAACGAGCCCGCAGCCGCGTGCGCGATGCAGCGGATGATCCCTTGGTGATCCAGCACCTCGCAGATGGCATCGCCGAATACCGCAACCTGGAGCCAAACGAAGCCTGGGAACTGGCCAACATCCAAATTCAGCGGCTGGAGCGCCAACTCGCCGGCCTGCGCCTGAGGGCAGAGGCGATTGATGCCCGCGTGGCCTCCTTTAACCGTCTGTCCGTGCAGCGGTACCGTTACCAGTCGGAGCTACGCGGTCGCCGCCCAGACATGATCAAACGCTACTGTGAGGCGATCAATACCGCCCATCGCGGCACCAAGTTCAATGACCTGCGGATCGAGCCGGACTTTGCCCTGGCCACGCCCGAGGTGGATTTCTTTTACGGCATCGCTTCCCTGGCCCGTCCACGGCGGTCCCGCTCACCTGTAGCACTGGAGCTGGGACAAACGCTTTCGGCTGAAGATGAGGCCGCCGATCTGGAGCGCCTGCGCCAGCGTCAAAAATTCGCTCTGACTCCGCACCGCGCTGCGCGACTGGTCGCCCGAATGATCCGGGAGCACGGCCCGGGCATCGCCACCGACGGTTTTACCCTGGAGACACCGGATGAGTTGCTGGACCTCATGGCCGCTGCGGCCTACACCCACGGCATGGATGCCACCAGTGGGGAAGAGCAGCGCTGGCACATCGTCAGCAGCAGCCGCGATCACAGCCTCGAACCTGAAAACATCCCTCGTGACGCCCAGGCTGGCTGGCGCGTCGAACGTTTTGCCTTTACCCGCCCCACATGAGTTCCCTCCCCTGGCCATCTTTCTGGGCTGACGTCCCTGAACGCGACCGCTCCCCCATCCGCGATGTTCTTGCGGACCTCCTCCGCTACGGCGTCATCCTGGGGGATGAAGGCAGCGGCCGCGATTCCTACCTTTTGGTTAGGGATCAATATCCAGACCACATTCGTGACTACCTTTCCCCCCTCGGTCTGGAGCTCATCATTGACCATGAGCCGCCGCTCATCCAGGCCCGCCCGGTGCCGGAGGAGTGCCAACTCCTGGCCGCCTTCACGAAGGATGAAACCCTCCTGGTCCTGGCCCTGTGGCGCATCTACGATGAATCCCGCAGTGAGCAGGCCAGCGAAACTGTCATCATCAGCGCCAATGACCTGTGGGTGAAATGGCGGGTGTTCTTTGAGCACATCGAGCCCCCAGGCATCACCGCGCTGGAGGAGCTGCTGTCCCGCCTGCGCCGCAAAAAGCTCATCCGCTTTCAGCGCGCGGAGGATAGCACCCGCCCTGGTGAGGCCATGATTGAAGTGCTGCCCAGCCTGTCTCGCAGCATCCCGTTTGACAGCATCGAAGCCTGGCTGGAACGCGCCAAGCTGTATGAGCCGGAACAGGCCGCCGCGGCCATCGTGCTCGAAGAGTCCCCTCAGCCTTAATTTTCCCCGAATCTCTCCCTCATGGATCGCCCTCAGCGCATCACTCTCAGCCGCATCATCGCCATCAACTGGTATGGCTTTCGCCGCATCATTGATGTCAACGGCCTCGCCCTGCTCTGTGGTGAAAACGGCACGGGCAAGTCCGCCCTACTGGACTTGGTGCAATTCGTTTTGTTAGGCAGCAAAGGCACCCGATTCAACCGCGCCGCAACAGGCGATGGCAAACGCCCCACGGGACGAGATCGTGATCTGCGCGGCTACTGCCTCTGCGATACGAATACCAAGACCAAAGATGGCCAGCCGCGCTACCTGCGCCCCAGTGGGGTGACCATCGCGGCCCTGGAATTTGAGTGGCCGCTGGAAGAAGGCGGCACCGAGCCCCGCCGCGAAACCTGGGGCGTGCGCGTAGAGTATGAAGGCCCCACTTCGGATGCCCGCTACGTCTGGTTTTACACTCCAGGGCGCTTGCATTGGGCGGATGTGATCCGCGAGCAGGACATCACCAAACCTGATCGCCAGGAAATGCTGGCCGAAGATGAATTTCGCGTGCGTGTGAAGCGTGATCTCCAGGGCGAACACTTTGGCCGTCTGGATACTTACCTGGATGAGATGGGAGCCCGTGAGCACCTGTTCTTTGATCGCACCCAGATGAACAAAACCCTGCCGGGAGCCATCGCTTTCCAGCCGGTGGAAAACTTTGAAAGTTTCATCCGCGAAAACATCCTGGAGCCCGGTCTGCCTGAGGTGAAGGAAGTGCGCCGCAGCCTGGATGCCCTGCGGGAGGCGGAGCGCCGTGTGGACACCCTGGGGGACCAACTCGGCTTTCTCCAGCGCATCCGCACGCACCACCTCAGCTTCAGCGAAGCCCGCCGTGAAGAGGCCCTCTTTGGCCACCTGCGCGCCGCCCTGGACCATGCGGAATCGGAAGAAAAGTTCCATCGGGCCGATAGTGACCTGAGGCTGCTGCGCGAGCGCCATGCAGAGGACAAAACCAACATGGCAGTGGCCGTCAAAGAGCGCGATGAGGCCAAGGCCCGTTATGATGAGGTGAAGCTCGTCGCCGGGCGTGATGACAGCCTGCGGAAGCTCAATGACCTGCGTCGCCAGCGGGCAGATCTGATGCCCCGCATCGAGCGCCTGCACCACGCCTCACGCACCGCGCATGAGATGCTGAATGAGCGCGCGCTGCACTGGGATGAATGGCTGCGCCACGGCCTGCGTGTCGGTTTGAATGCCAAGCTGGAGCGCGCCGAGCTTCTGCCCCAGCTCCGCAATGAAGAGGCCCATGTCGGCCTGGAGGCCCTGCCAGGGCTAGCCCGTGAGTATGACCGCATCAGCCGTCTAGGTGAAGACTGGCTGCGCCCGAAACTGGAAGAAGTGGAGGAGCTGGAAAAGGCCGAGGATGAACTGCAACGCCAGCTCGTGAGCCTAAGCGAAGGGCGCACCCAGGCCACCCCGCTGCTGGACGGTCTGCGCGCCCGGGGTAACAAGGCGGAACTCTTTGCCCGAGTGGTGGAGGTGAAGCCTGAGTTTGAAGCCTGGTGGCCGCTTTTGGAATCCGTACTGGGCGCCCACCGCCAGACCGTGCTGGTGGAAGATGACTGCTACCTTGCGGCCTGGGAACAATTTCAAAAGAACAGTGGCACCGAGCTGCTGGCCAATGCGGAAGAGCTGCGCGAGCTGAAGCCGAAAGCCGAAAAAGGCTCTCTGGCCGAAATGCTGGAGACCAAGCACCCCACAGCCCACCTCCTCATCAATCATTTGTTAGGCCAAATCATCGCCGTCAACAGCTCCACCAAGCTGAAGATGCATGAGCACGCCATCACGCAAGAAGGCTTGCTGAAACAACCCGGGGTGCGCCGCCATCTCAGCGCGGAGAAGGAACTGACCCTGGGTGAGGAAGGCCTGCGCCGCATGCGCAAGGAGCGTGAGGAAGGCCTGGAACGTGTGCGTGGCTTCATGAACGAATTCCGCCGTGAGGTGCATGCTGTGCGTAGCTGGCTGAAGCGCGGCCAAGAGTATCGCCTGGGCGAAGACTCCCCGAAAGCCTCCGCCATCGAGCTTTCCCAACTCCCCGGCCTGGAGGCCAACGAGCGCCAGTTGGAAGAAACCATCCAGCTCCTGGCCACGCCGGAACAGGACCGCCAACTCCAGGAAATGGACGAGCTGGAAATGCGCCTGCGCGGCCTGGAACAGCGCATCGGCAGCCTCAGCACCTCTGTCACCGCTTTTGTCGTGAATGAGCGGCAGATGCTGGAGCAACTGGACCTGTGCCGGGAAGAATTCCAAAGTGCCACCCTGTCCCTGCATGAGAGTCTGAACAGCCTGCCTCGCGGCCTGGCCCAAGATGAAATCGCGGCAGCGATGAAGGCAGCGCTGGAAGCCGGAGGCACCTGGCAAAAGCGCAAAGACCAGTCCGAGTATGGCCGTCAATACGCCCACGACCGTGCCGAGCGCACTCGCCGTGATCGCAATGATGAACGCCGCAAGCTGGCGGAGGCGCACCCTGAATATCGGCATGACTTCGATGCTGAAGAGGAGGACAACGCCCGCTACGATGCCCGCTGCAACGATCTCGAATCGCATCAACTCAGCCACTACCGCCAGATCGCCGAAGAGCGCCGCCGCGAGTGGGAAGAGCGCCTGCAGAGCCAGGTGCTGGATGTGCTGCGGGAAAAGATTGACGAAGCCACACGCACCATCAAGGAACTGAGCAAGATCCTCGATCAAGACATCGGCCGTTATCGTTACCGCATCTCGCAGATCCGCGACCGTGCTCAGTCTGCCATGTGGAATCTCATCGAGAACGGGCTCGAAGGCTTCAACCCCTCCGATGAACTCTTTGCTTCCTCGAAGCAGGAAGAAATCACCAAGGCCAAAGAAGAGCTCATGGCCGCGATTGATAACCCGGAGGATGCCAAAGCGCAGCGCCTGCTGGACTACCGCTTTTATCATCGTTATGACATGCTCATGATCCCCAGCGGTCATAGCGAAGAGGCCGCTATTTCCCTCCAGAACAACGCCCGTAAAATGAGTGGTGGGGAAAATCAGGCCCCCTTCTTTGTCTCCATGCTCGCCGCCTTCCACCGCGTCTATGACCTGGGGCGCAAGGACAGCCGACGGAACCTCGGATTGGTGGTCATGGACGAAGCCTTCTCCAAGCTCAGTGGTGATCGTATTGATGACTGCCTAGCCCTGGCCAGCAACTTCGGCCTCCAGCTCCTCCTCGCCTTCCCCATGGACCGCCTCGGCACCATGATTGACCACGCGGATACCGTCATCGAATGCCGCGTGGACCGCAAACGCGACGGCCAAGGCCGCGACATCCACATCGAAAACTGGGTGGTGCCGTGGAACAAAGACAAACTGCTGCAGGCGCTGGCGGGGTGATCTTTCTTTATTTTACTCACTATGCCACCAGCCTGGCTCCAGACTCTTTTCGAGAAATGGCGTGCCACGCGGGGGGACAGACTGGCTCCAGCCAAGAACCCGTTCTCCACTCCCTGGCCAGAACTTCTAGAGGAAGCGGGCCTCAAGAGGGTCGAGGATCAACGTGCGGCGCAGCGTGATTTGGAACAACTCCACAATCAAGGACGCCTCAAAAGCGTCACTCACGATTACCGTCTTTATTTGATTCAGAGGGTGCAAATTCCAATTGAGGCTGAACCATGGCTCCAAGAAACTTTTGGCCACCGACCAGCCAGTGATCGCCATGCGCAGTCACTACTCACGGTCAAAGAATTTGAAGCCAAGCATCATCCTCGATTCCCTGAACTTTGGCAGCAGTGGTGTGGTCGAATCTATAAAACATTCGGGCAAGGCCTCAATGTCCCACCCCTCATGTGGAAAGCTCCCGAAAAAATGCGGGATATGCTGGACCTGACTTTTCGATTTACCTCGGTTGCTTGGGCAGAGAATACACCCGTCCGCACCGCGAGTATCGCGCTAGGACTTGAAGGAGGAAGCAAAGAATTAGAGCCACGGAAAGCAAACCTCGAATCTTGTTTTAACTCTTTGTTCGGCAGACCTGTCACTTTAGAATCATGCGGCATTCAATTGACCGAGCCTAAAGTGGATGTCGCAGGGCAAATCACTCTGCATTCCTTTGATGAGAAGGACATCATCCATGCCCTGAAAGGAGTGGTCAGCCTGTCTCTAACGCCCGACATAGAACAGGCCACACGCATCTCCACCCCAGCCACTCGAGTCCTCTTGGTGGAAAACAAAAAGACAACGCTTCCCCAACTAGCTTTAAAAAATAAAGCGGGCGGCACCTTGCTTATCGGCTGCAGTTTCCCCAACAGTGCCGTCCTCCGCTTGCTTGAATTGCTGCCACCAGATCTTCCCGTTTATCACTTTGGTGACACAGATCCTGCGGGTTTCCTCATCCTGGCTAAACTACGCGAACAGACAGGACGCAACATTCAACCATTCCTCATGCAGCATCGGCGTGGATCGGCAGCCATTGCGTTGACCGAGTATGATCGTAAAATTTTGCCAGGGCTGCTTGAAAATCCTTGGTTAGAGGATGTCCGAGCTGAGCTGGAATCCATCGCTTTCAGTCAGGACAAAGGGCTTTATGAGCAGGAAAACCTGGGCCAGCCAGATCTCAACGAGTGGCCGTTTTACTCGGTAAGCGGCCTTGCATGACCTCGCACTCGGCTCTTCTGTCGCCGTCCATGAAAAGCATGACAGGATTTGGCCGGGGTGAGTCGCGGCAGGCAGCAGGCACCGCCTGGGTGGTGGAGTGCAGCAGTGTGAACCGGAAACAACTGGAGGTCTCGGTCAATCTCCCACGTGATCTCCATGATCTGGAGACGCAGGTGCGCAATCAAGTAGCGGCGGCTTGCTCACGCGGGCGAGTCAATGTGCTGATCCGCAGCGATGCCGCTGAAACATCTCACCTGCCGCAGGTGGATGAAGCCGTGGCGGCCAAGTATCTGGAGAACCTGCGCGCGCTGGCGGGCAAGCTGGGCATCTCACCCGAGATCAGCCTCAGCGAAATCATCCGCCTGCCGGGCGTGCTGGCGGGGGAATCTACCCCTGCTGATCCGGAAACGGCGTGGCCAGCCATTCAGGAGGCCCTGGCTGCTGCCCTTGAGCAACTACGCGCCATGCGCGGCACGGAAGGCCTGCACCTGCGGGAAGAAATGGAAACACGCCTGCTCAGCATCGAAGCTCATGCAGCGCTCATCGCTGAAAAAGCCCCACTGGTGCCAGAGCATCAACGCCAAGTGCTGCATCAGCGCCTGGAGCAGGCCGGGCTACCGCTGCCACTGGACGATGAGCGCCTGCTCAAGGAGATCGCCCTGTTTGCCGACCGCACGGACATTTCCGAAGAGCTATCCCGCGCGGCCAGTCACCTGAAACAGTTTCGCACTTATCTCGCCTCCGCAGAGCCCGTGGGCCGCAGCCTGGACTTCCTGGTGCAGGAGTTTTTCCGCGAGTTCAACACCATGGGCTCCAAGTGCAACAATGCCGAAATCGCCCACGCCGTGGTCAGTGCGAAGACGGAGTTGGAGAAGATTCGCGAGCAGGTACAAAATGTGGAGTGACGCCACGCAGCGCGCGGAAAGCCAGGAACAAGGCGAAAGTGGTGAGCACGGCGCTGGCAAAAAAAGCCACACCGGGAAGATGCACGGGTGCTTCTTTGCTCACGAAGTAGCCAAATAAACCCGTACACATGGGCGGGCCCACGATGCCCGCCACACTGGCCAAGCTGGTGAGGGAACCCTGCAGTCCCCCTTGCTGATCATCCGGCACACTGCGCGACATGAGCCCCTGCACCGCCGGGCCCGCCACACCCGATAAACTGCCCACCAGGATGCAGGCGTAGATCATCCAGCCTTCCGTGGCCAGGCCATAGCAGACATACATCACCGTTCCCAGGGCCAGTCCGATCAGGGCCGTTTTCACCTCCCCCAGACGGTCCACAATCACACGCGCCAGGCCGCCTTGGACGATCGCCGCCATCACGCCCACGAAGGCCAGGGAAAGCCCTGTCGCCTTGGTATCCCAGCCATAACGATAACTCGTGTAAAGCACCCAGATCGCCGGATAAACCTGATGCCCCAGGGTAAAGAGAAAGCTGGTGGTGATGAGTCCCAGCACACTGGGGAAACGACGTAGCGCCATGAGAGAACCAACCGGATTACTCTTGGCCCAACTAAAAGTACGTTTATTTTCTGGAGCTAGCGACTCTGGCAGCACAAAGACCCCATAGAGCCAGTTCACTAGGGTCAGCGCCCCAGCGGCGAGAAAAGGCACCTTCAGGCCGTAATCCCCCAGCCAACCGCCCAGCGCAGGCCCGATGATGAAGCCGATGCCAAAAGCGGCACCGATGAGACCAAAGTTCGCCGCGCGTTTCTCCGGCGGACTGATATCTGCGATGTAGGCCGTCCCAGCAGCGAAATTGGCCCCTGTGATCCCGGCAATGATGCGGCCCACGACAAACCAGGTCAAATTCGGCGCGTAGGCAATGAGCAAGTAGTCCAGCCCCGACCCAAAAAGCGAGATGAGGATCACCGGCCGCCGGCCAAACCGGTCTGACAGACTGCCGATCAACGGTGCGAAGAGAAACTGCATCAGCGCATAGGTGGAATGCAGGAGTCCATACGTCGTCGAAGCGGTCGTCACATCCCCACCCTGATATTGCTCGATCAACTTGGGCAAGATGGGCACGATGAGACCAATCCCTAGAATATCGAGAGCGAGGGTGACGAAGATAAAACCAAGGGCAGGTCGGCGGCTGGACATAGCGGGCCGCATCCATGCGCATGAAAGCGCCTGAGTGCAAATGACAGCTCCTTGACTCAGTCCTCCTTTTCCAGGCCGCTGGGTCTGTTTGCAGATTGCACAAACGTTCAAAAATACAGCTGGGAAAAAAGAATGAACCTTCCACGAATCTAGGGCATCATAGGCCGTCATGGTTTCCTCCACTGCGCCCCTGCGGCTCATCATCGCCTTGCTATCTTTGACGGTAGCCGTGGTGCAAGGTCAGACGCGGACAGAGCAGGTGGAGGGGGAGGTCATCGTCACCTTCAAGTCCACCGCCACACGCCGCTCCGCCGAGTCCACTCTAGCGCGACGTTCCCTGCGTTTTGAGCGGCAGTTTCCAGAGATCTCCGCACTCCGGCGCAAGCCCATGGGCCTGGTGCGAAAACAGGGGCGTAAAACCCAGGACCTCATCCAGGAACTGAAAGCCGACCCCACGGTGGAAACCGTCGAGCCAAATTACCTCCGCTGGGTGCAGGCTACGCCTAACGACACACGTTTCAGTGAGCAATGGTCCCTACAAAACACCGGCCAGACTGTGAATGGCACCAAGGGCACCAGTGGAGCAGACATCAAATATCTGCAGGCCATGGAAAAAGCCCGCACACCCACCGGCGAGATGGTCATCGCCGTCATAGACACAGGCGTGGATGTGGAACACCCCGATCTAGTCCCCCGCATGTGGGTGAATACGCTGGAGACGCCTAACAATAACCGTGACGACGACGGCAATGGCTATACCGATGACTACTACGGTTACGACTTTGCGGGAGATCTCTCCAATCCCATGGATTCAGGTGACCATGGCACCCATGTGGCCGGCACGATAGCCGCCCAAGGAAATAACAACCTCGGCCTCATCGGCGTGCAGGATCAGGTGAAAATCATGGCCCTGAAAGTCTCCAGTGATGGTGATGTCATCAGCAGCTCTGGCGTGATCGAAGCCGTCGAATACGCCGTGGCCATGAAGCGCCGGGGCGTGCCCATCGTGGCCTTGAATGCCTCGTATGGCGGAGGGGGCTTCAGCACCGCAGAAAGAGATTCCATCGCCACGGCCGGAGCGGAGGGCATCATCATGTGCGCAGCGGCTGGCAATGACACCTCCAACAACAATCTTTCCCCCAGCTATCCAGCCTCCTACGATGTTTCAAACATCATCGCTGTGGCCTCCACCGATTCCAAAGACGCGCTCTCCAGCTTCTCAAATTATGGTAGCACTTCCGTGGATATCGCCGCTCCCGGCACCAGCATCTTATCCACAAAACCCAGGAGCATCGCCGTTACAGTCGGCAGCAAAAAGTATGAAACCCTGCCCATCACCTTTGCCGGGCAGACCACGGGCCTCAGCGGAAGAATTTACGACTGCGGCATTGGCAATCCCACAGAGTTTCCCGCCGCCGTCAGTGGCCAGATCGCCCTCATCGCGCGTGGCACTTTGACCTTCGCGGAAAAGGTCACTCACGCCCAGGCTGCCGGGGCCAAAGCCGTGCTGGTTTACAACAATGTGGACGGTCCTTTCCTGGGCACGCTGGGCAGCGCTGGCAGTTGGATCCCCGCCGTGTCTCTGACGCGTGCAGATGGTCTCGCCATCAAGGCCCTGGCATTGCCTGTAAATTGCACCTGGGAGCTTGAGTTCGGCTATCAGTTTCTCAGTGGCACCTCCATGGCCACGCCTCATGTGTCTGGAGCCGTGGCCTTTGCCGCACTGAATTTCCCCAATGATACAGTGACTCAGCGCATCGCCCGCATCCTCAACAATGTGGACGTCAAATCCAGCCTTCAAGGCAAAGTGAAGACGTCTGGGCGACTGAACTTAAACCGTATCGTGGATGCAGACCAAGATGACACCGCAGACTGGCTAGCCTCCGCCCTTACCATCCTCAATCCGAACGCGCTCAAAGGCGGCGTCATCGGCATGCCCTACACGGAGACTTTGACGACCCAGCAAGGCACTGCGCCCTTCACCTTCACTGTCACACAAGGAGCCTTGCCGGCAGGGCTGACCCTCACCACCAGCGGTGCACTCAGTGGGCAAGCGACAGTGGCAGGCTCCTTCAACTTCACGGTGTTAGTCACGGATGGACTCAACCGTACCGGAGGTAAAAACTTCACCCTCACCATCGCTGCCACAGCCCCCCAGATCACCACCGCAGACCCACTGCCACAGGGTAGCACGGGGGCCCCCTACACCACGCCTCTCATGGGCAGCGGTGGCACAGCTTCCTACACCTG
It includes:
- a CDS encoding Wadjet anti-phage system protein JetA family protein, giving the protein MPADQLSQRLFASVSADFFRPLVRPSAPVYVDGADRLIQEAGEAGRLPQTDALAILREVLSQNPQVALQEDEGGGLQDIRARAGKLYNQLLQVRWIEEQAVSLHERWVVISPSLRPLMRTLRDLAENEVAELKSFADTLRGVCTSLEQRDVLNPYIVPAMEMRGTIHDLLLRMESAILQLHGVEKLVHSFERRQRETESGAETLRLFYHDFHEGQHMVCYDVLRGGGLLPRLQRARSRVRDAADDPLVIQHLADGIAEYRNLEPNEAWELANIQIQRLERQLAGLRLRAEAIDARVASFNRLSVQRYRYQSELRGRRPDMIKRYCEAINTAHRGTKFNDLRIEPDFALATPEVDFFYGIASLARPRRSRSPVALELGQTLSAEDEAADLERLRQRQKFALTPHRAARLVARMIREHGPGIATDGFTLETPDELLDLMAAAAYTHGMDATSGEEQRWHIVSSSRDHSLEPENIPRDAQAGWRVERFAFTRPT
- a CDS encoding DUF4194 domain-containing protein — its product is MSSLPWPSFWADVPERDRSPIRDVLADLLRYGVILGDEGSGRDSYLLVRDQYPDHIRDYLSPLGLELIIDHEPPLIQARPVPEECQLLAAFTKDETLLVLALWRIYDESRSEQASETVIISANDLWVKWRVFFEHIEPPGITALEELLSRLRRKKLIRFQRAEDSTRPGEAMIEVLPSLSRSIPFDSIEAWLERAKLYEPEQAAAAIVLEESPQP
- a CDS encoding SbcC/MukB-like Walker B domain-containing protein codes for the protein MDRPQRITLSRIIAINWYGFRRIIDVNGLALLCGENGTGKSALLDLVQFVLLGSKGTRFNRAATGDGKRPTGRDRDLRGYCLCDTNTKTKDGQPRYLRPSGVTIAALEFEWPLEEGGTEPRRETWGVRVEYEGPTSDARYVWFYTPGRLHWADVIREQDITKPDRQEMLAEDEFRVRVKRDLQGEHFGRLDTYLDEMGAREHLFFDRTQMNKTLPGAIAFQPVENFESFIRENILEPGLPEVKEVRRSLDALREAERRVDTLGDQLGFLQRIRTHHLSFSEARREEALFGHLRAALDHAESEEKFHRADSDLRLLRERHAEDKTNMAVAVKERDEAKARYDEVKLVAGRDDSLRKLNDLRRQRADLMPRIERLHHASRTAHEMLNERALHWDEWLRHGLRVGLNAKLERAELLPQLRNEEAHVGLEALPGLAREYDRISRLGEDWLRPKLEEVEELEKAEDELQRQLVSLSEGRTQATPLLDGLRARGNKAELFARVVEVKPEFEAWWPLLESVLGAHRQTVLVEDDCYLAAWEQFQKNSGTELLANAEELRELKPKAEKGSLAEMLETKHPTAHLLINHLLGQIIAVNSSTKLKMHEHAITQEGLLKQPGVRRHLSAEKELTLGEEGLRRMRKEREEGLERVRGFMNEFRREVHAVRSWLKRGQEYRLGEDSPKASAIELSQLPGLEANERQLEETIQLLATPEQDRQLQEMDELEMRLRGLEQRIGSLSTSVTAFVVNERQMLEQLDLCREEFQSATLSLHESLNSLPRGLAQDEIAAAMKAALEAGGTWQKRKDQSEYGRQYAHDRAERTRRDRNDERRKLAEAHPEYRHDFDAEEEDNARYDARCNDLESHQLSHYRQIAEERRREWEERLQSQVLDVLREKIDEATRTIKELSKILDQDIGRYRYRISQIRDRAQSAMWNLIENGLEGFNPSDELFASSKQEEITKAKEELMAAIDNPEDAKAQRLLDYRFYHRYDMLMIPSGHSEEAAISLQNNARKMSGGENQAPFFVSMLAAFHRVYDLGRKDSRRNLGLVVMDEAFSKLSGDRIDDCLALASNFGLQLLLAFPMDRLGTMIDHADTVIECRVDRKRDGQGRDIHIENWVVPWNKDKLLQALAG
- a CDS encoding Wadjet anti-phage system protein JetD domain-containing protein, with the protein product MPPAWLQTLFEKWRATRGDRLAPAKNPFSTPWPELLEEAGLKRVEDQRAAQRDLEQLHNQGRLKSVTHDYRLYLIQRVQIPIEAEPWLQETFGHRPASDRHAQSLLTVKEFEAKHHPRFPELWQQWCGRIYKTFGQGLNVPPLMWKAPEKMRDMLDLTFRFTSVAWAENTPVRTASIALGLEGGSKELEPRKANLESCFNSLFGRPVTLESCGIQLTEPKVDVAGQITLHSFDEKDIIHALKGVVSLSLTPDIEQATRISTPATRVLLVENKKTTLPQLALKNKAGGTLLIGCSFPNSAVLRLLELLPPDLPVYHFGDTDPAGFLILAKLREQTGRNIQPFLMQHRRGSAAIALTEYDRKILPGLLENPWLEDVRAELESIAFSQDKGLYEQENLGQPDLNEWPFYSVSGLA
- a CDS encoding YicC/YloC family endoribonuclease, with the protein product MKSMTGFGRGESRQAAGTAWVVECSSVNRKQLEVSVNLPRDLHDLETQVRNQVAAACSRGRVNVLIRSDAAETSHLPQVDEAVAAKYLENLRALAGKLGISPEISLSEIIRLPGVLAGESTPADPETAWPAIQEALAAALEQLRAMRGTEGLHLREEMETRLLSIEAHAALIAEKAPLVPEHQRQVLHQRLEQAGLPLPLDDERLLKEIALFADRTDISEELSRAASHLKQFRTYLASAEPVGRSLDFLVQEFFREFNTMGSKCNNAEIAHAVVSAKTELEKIREQVQNVE
- a CDS encoding TCR/Tet family MFS transporter — protein: MSSRRPALGFIFVTLALDILGIGLIVPILPKLIEQYQGGDVTTASTTYGLLHSTYALMQFLFAPLIGSLSDRFGRRPVILISLFGSGLDYLLIAYAPNLTWFVVGRIIAGITGANFAAGTAYIADISPPEKRAANFGLIGAAFGIGFIIGPALGGWLGDYGLKVPFLAAGALTLVNWLYGVFVLPESLAPENKRTFSWAKSNPVGSLMALRRFPSVLGLITTSFLFTLGHQVYPAIWVLYTSYRYGWDTKATGLSLAFVGVMAAIVQGGLARVIVDRLGEVKTALIGLALGTVMYVCYGLATEGWMIYACILVGSLSGVAGPAVQGLMSRSVPDDQQGGLQGSLTSLASVAGIVGPPMCTGLFGYFVSKEAPVHLPGVAFFASAVLTTFALFLAFRALRGVTPHFVPARESSPTPSSH